One Falsibacillus pallidus genomic window, GACGAAATTGACTGCCCAGAGTGGTTCACGAATCATTGATGCGTCCAGGTTTGCTTTGGAAAAAAAACTGAGTGGCCTTGAATTTGCTTGCGGCATCCCGGGTACTGTCGGAGGCGCCCTTTTCATGAACGCTGGTGCGTACGGCGGCGAAATCAAAGATGTCCTTGACTATGCAATCGTTGTGGACCGGAATGGCGACCTTGTGAAGCGTGCAGCTGCGAATCTGGATCTTGACTACCGTAAAAGCAATATTGCCGAAAATGAAGACATTGTCCTTGAGGCTGTGTTTGAATTGAAGCCGGGCAGCTACGATGAAATCAAAGCCATCATGGACGACCTGACATTCAAGCGTGAATCCAAGCAGCCATTGGAGTACCCTTCTTGCGGAAGTGTGTTCAAGCGCCCTCCTGGCATGTTTGCCGGCAAGCTGATCCAAGACAGCGAACTGCAAGGTGCGAGCATCGGCGGGGCACAGGTTTCCACAAAGCACGCAGGTTTCATTGTAAATAAAAACAATGCAACTGCCGAAGAATACATCTCGCTGATCCGCCACGTGCAAAAGACCGTGAAGGAAAAGTTCGGTGTTGATTTAGAGCGCGAAGTCCGCATCATCGGAGAAGACCTTGTGAAGGAAGAACCTTGAGGTTAGGATGAACGGATATATTTATTGAAAAACTCGCCATAACCGATTATGGCGAGTTTTTTATTTCGGTGGATTCGACATAAGTCGGGTGGTGCCTAGTCACTTTGGTGTCGTTTGCGTCGACAAAAATCGGGGCGTGACTGTGCCTTAGGGTCGCTTAGAATAATTTCATTTGCTCTACTTGGTTTTGTGGTTCTTTTTGAGTTTTGTATCCTAATGCTTTATAGCCTGCCTTTCTTTTTTCGTACATTCTTTGTAGGACAGGAACTTTTTCATCGATGTAGTCATAGACCTCTACCGTTTCTTTGTTCATATAGGAACGATGTAAACGGCCGACGTACTGCTGTAAAGTACCGCTCCAGGATACAGGCATGGTCAGAAATAGTGTATCAAGGCGTGGGTCATCAAAGCCTTCTCCAATATATTTCCCCGTGGCAATGATGATTCTTTCTTCATCTAGAGGGACTTCTTTTAATTTTAACAATCGCTCCCTCTCTTCTTTTTTACTCAATCCCCCAATCAACACAATAATGTTTTTGGCAAATCCTTTGAACATCTTTTCAAGAATTTCTACATGCTTTTGTCTCTCAGTCAAAATAATAGGATTTCGACCTTCTTCAAGAGCATGAAGGACATCATTGAAAATCAAGTCGTTCCGCTTCTCATGTATACAAAGCTCATCAAAAATCGCTTGTATTGATTTCTCTTCCACATTATTGGTGAGAAAATTTGTTTTCCTTGGAACCAAAACGTGACTAAACGAATGAATTTTAGCTTGTTTTTTTGGATTTACTTTATATCTTATCGGACCGCACTGCATGGTCATGATAGGATGGAGTCCATCTTTTCTTGTAGGAGTCGCAGTCAATCCAAGTACATACTTAGCCGTCGCCTCTTTCATCACCTTTTCAAATGTAAAGGCCGAGATATGATGACATTCATCCACAATTACGTGACCATAACTTCTTATCAGCTCTAAATTCTCTTGCTTTGAAGAAAGGGATTGAATGGTCGCGATATCTATCTTTCCAGAGAGTTTATTTTTCCCTCCTCCAAGCTCCCCTATCTCCTTATTATCAATAGACAAAAAGCTGGCCAACCGTTCTCTCCATTGTTGTATGAGCTGATTACGGTGGACGATTACGAGAGTATTTTCTTTTCTTTCATTTATCATCGCGGCACCAATAACAGTTTTTCCAAATCCGGTTGTTGCTGATAAAGTGCCAGCAGGAAATTCTTTCAATGCATGTATGGAGTCAACTTGCTGAGGATACAGCTTTCCTTTGAATTCCAATTCCAATGAAGTAGCTGCATGCCTCTTTTCTTGGATTTCGAATTGAATGGATAACTCTTCAAATAGCTTTGAGACGTCATCTAGACATCCTCTGGGCAGAATCAACTCGTCTCCTGATTCTTGGATACAGTTGATTTTCCTCGGAATGTTATGGGTAGAAAGACGTTTTGACTGAGCTTTGAAAAATTGTGGATTGTTAAAAGTCCCGATTTCAAATAATTTTTGAGCTATTTGTGGTGAGAGATCATTTTTCTTGAAATGAACACCTTGATAAAGATATGCCGTTAACTTCTTAGGAAGCTTGTTATTTTTTGATACAGGAAGAACAGTCTGGATTGTGGGTGCCTTATCACCAATCAGTTCTATGATTCTTGAAACCTTCATTCTTTCAATTGTTTCTAAAAATGTCCATTGATTAGGATAAGGTTCAAAATTTTCATCTACAAACACACTGTTTCCTTGCTTTCTTGAATTACCTTGCAACGGCATGGCTATTAAATTTCCAACCCCCCCAACGGGAATCTTATCCTGATTCGGGAAGAGGCGGTCATATGAATCAATTCCTAATCCAAAGTAACTCGTCGACGTTTTCTCCAAAAGGAAGGTCCCCAGTTTCCTGGCCAATGAAGCACGAACGCTTTCCTCGAAAAAAATCCAAACATGAGCACCATTTCCTGATCTTGATTTCTCTATATATGCCGGAAGTTTAAGAGATCTGCACGTTTTCCTAAACGCTTCTACGTCTTGTTTCCAGGTACCTTTATCAAAATCAACCGCTAGAAAATTACATTGATCCCCTTGTATGAGAGGGTAAATGCCAATGGTTTTTTCTCCATTTAAATGTTTGTAGACCACTTTCTCTGTAAACGGTAGATACTGTTTATTCAAACATTCACTACATTTGATATTAGGTTTTTGACATATCTCTGGCACCCATTCATTTTTGCAGGCAGGGGAGTAGCCGGAAGTCCCTTTTTTAGATTCCCAGCGTTCCGCATAAACATCTTCTCTTCCTTTAAAAAGACTCATATAAAGGCGGATTCGATGGTTGATAATTTTCTGTTTTTCCAACCTTTTTTTCTGGGCAGAATCCTGCGAGTTGTTGGGGGTTTTATTTGGACGAAGTTCTTCGTGATATGAAATATTATGTTTTTCCAAAATTCTTTTTAAAAGTTGGTTTTCAGCTCTAAGCTGAGCTATTTCTTTATACGCTAAATCCAGCTGTAATCTAATATCACTCATACTCTCACCTCAAATTCAGTGGTTTCCTAAGACGAAAAAGGGATTATTACAATTTTCTATTAACTCCCGATAATACTAATCTACCATCATCTTTGCCATCCATACACCCATATAAACCAAATTCCCATTCGACAAAAACCGGGGCCTGACTGTACCTGTAGTGTTACTGGTTTTTAATGGAATCCTCCGTATCCGCCCACTTTTTTGTTATAATAGATTGAAAAGGAGGTGTGTAAAAATGGATCAAGTCATACAAGCAATACGCGAGCTGCAAAACCAGCTTACTCAGTTTGAAACGAAGGTCGACGAACGTTTTGATAGGTTAGAGAGCAGGATGGACAGATTGGAAGATAGAATGGACAAGCTAGACTTTAGAATGGATCAACTGGAACAAAATCAGTTGGAAATCCAGGATAATATTCAAGTCCTCGTCAAAGAAAACTGGGAACATAAAAAAGACCTTCATAAAGTGAAAAGACGTATTGGGATGGAGTAAACCCCCTATCTATTACCATCAACTCCTATTTATAAACACTTCGCTTATTCTGCATAATAGTTAGAAACCACTTAATATTAGTACCCAACAATTGTTAAAGGCACTTGAGGATTGGCCAAGTGCCTTATTTATTGGCTATTAACCAATCCATAATTAGGTTAAAATGTAACTAGTTAACTGTTTTGAGGAGGACCCTCATTGATCTATGCCATAAAATTGTTATATAGTTTTTTCCTGCCCCCGGGCATTTTCATTCTTTTGCCGTGGGTGGGGGTCTTTTGGCTCTACAGGAATAGAAATAAAACCGGGGCCAGACTTGCACTTATTTTTTCTTTACTTCTATATTTTTTCTCGACAACATTAGTTGGCCAACTCACTATTCACCACCTAGAGTACGCGTATACTCCGCCCCAAAAACCTGATGGTGATGTCATCGTGATGCTCGGCGGTGGCGGGGTCACTTCGCCTGATATGAACGGAGCAACAGGCATTTTGTCTGGTGCTGCTTCAAATCGGCTCCTGACAGCTGCACGGCTGCAAAAAGAAACAGACCTCCCCCTTATTGTCTCCGGCGGACAGGTATATCCCGATACCGGGAATGAGGGAAATATTGCAAAGCGTCAGCTAAGGCAGCTCGGGGTGCCTGAAAATAAAATTATCATTGATGACAAAAGTTTGAATACAGAGCAGAATGCCCAGTATACGAAAAAATTAATGGAACTCCATCATTTTCGCAAACCAATTTTAGTCACCTCCGCCTTCCATATGAAGCGATCTGTCCTGTCCTTTGAAAAAGTCGGCATCTCCGTGGTGCCGTTTCCCACAGATTATCGTACAGGCCGGACCATCTCGATTTATTTGAACAAATTTGCGCCAGGAGATTTCGAAAACCTGCATATCACTGCGAAAGAATGGCTTGGGATTTTGGTGATGAAATTAAAGATGATTGGGACCACCGATGATAAAAAGGATGCAGCCGCTGAGGCTGCATCCTTTTTGTTTCTTCCCATTCCAGGCCCGATCCCTACGCTGCACACCTGCTAGACTGGGACAAGAAACCTGTCCCCATGTCCCACTCTTACTCTCCGTTGTTTTCTTCGCGGGTTTGGGTTTGACCTTTTTTGACTTGTTCTTGGTTCTCTACTTTTTGGACGGCTGTGTTTTGGTTGAGTCCCTGCTCTTCTCTTTGTTTTTTCAGTTCAAAGTAGGCATCCATGATCTGCTTTCCGATTTTGTAGTTGATGTTCGGGTTGTATGCATCTTCCTGATACGCCCATGGAACGACTACAGAGAAAGCTACTTCCGGATGGTCGTTAGGGGCATAGCCTGCGAGCGTCAGATTCCAGGTCATCGGGATTTCTTTGCCTGCTTTGACGAAGTCCGCCCGTTTCGGCCCATCATATAATCCTTCGGCTGTCCCTGATTTGGCAGCAGGACTGTAGGTTGTTTTTACTGAACTGTATCTTGAAGTATAGAAAGTCGAATAGGCTGTTCCGCCCGGTTCCTGGGCAACTTGCCTGAATCCTTCCTGCACGCGTGCAATCCACTCCGGCTTCATATCAAGTGTATTCAGCACCTTCGGCTCAACTTCTTCAATGATCGGTCCGATTTCGCCCGGATCCTTAACCGGCTCACGGATTTCTTTCAGCACGTGCGGCTCCATCCGATATCCGCCGTTTGCGATCGTGGAAATATATTGCACGAGCTGAAGCGGTGTGAATGTATCATACTGGCCGATGGCAAAGTCGAGCAGAAGTCCCGGCAGTTTGACCTTACCCTCATATCCAACCTGTTCATCCGGTAAATCAATCCCGGTCCTTACACCAAGACCGAATTGCCTGAAGCTGCTGCGCATCTTATCAAATGCACTCAAATCCAATGGCAATGCTTCATGCGGGCGGTAAACCCCGTGCCCGATCCGGATAGCGGTTTTAAACATATACACGTTGGATGATCGCTTCAATGCAGTCAAATCATTAATGTTCCCCATGTTTGTATAGGATTTTTTTCTCGGGGTATCCGCAATATAAAGCGGCTCATCGTAGATATAATCACCCGGCTTAATGGCGCCTGTTTTATACCCGGTCAGAACTGTTGCTCCTTTCACAGCAGACCCGAGGGCATAAGAAGTGGTATAGACCCCTTGCGTGAAATCCTGCAGAACCGGTTTGCCGGTTTCTTTATCAATTACATATTGTCTCCCCGCCATGGCTAAGATTTCACCAGTGTAGGGATTCATCATCGTAACGAATGCACGGTCCAAGAGCTCGTGGCCCGGAGTTTTTTTAGCCGCCATCAATTCCTTTGAGACAATTTCATCCACCTTTTTCTGAAGTTCCATATCAATGGAAAGTACGAGGTCCTTTCCCCTCTGCCCTTCAGAAACCGTTTCCGAACTTATGACATTTCCTGCTTTATCCGTTAAATTTAAAATTTTCCCCTTTTTCCCTTGAAGCACATCTTCATACTGCATCTCCAGATTGCTCAGGCCCACCCGGTCATTCCGGCTGTAACCTTTCGCTATATAATATGGAGCAAGTTCTTTCGGAAGTCCTGTACTTTTGTCGGAAACCCTGCCCAAAATGGACTTCAGTGTGGTTCCATAAGGATAATAGCGATCCCAATCCGTGGTGATATCCACCCCTGGCAATGAGGCAAGATGAGCACTGACGCGGGCAAATTCTTCATCTGTTACATCCTGGTTCTTGATAATCTGCGGAACCAGGTTGTAGCCGCCGATCATCTGCCGGTAGATCGCCAGCACTTCAAGATCGGATTTCGTCAGCATTTCTAAATCTTTTTTCTTGATTCGCTCAAGCTGAAGATCATAAATTTTATCGCTGTCCATCTTATTTGCTTTAAATTTATTCCACTCGTCTTCCGAGATTTTTTCTTTTGCTTTATTAGGATACTTCATGATCCAAAAGTCTTTCTTTTCCCGCTCGGTCACTTTATCATCAGGTTGATCGATCATCGTGGCAAGCTCTCTTGCAACCTTTATCATATCCTCCTGCTTCGTGGTTTGCGTCCTCGTGTAAGTGATGGCGTTGAGCGGAGTATTATCAACGATGGCTTTGAAGTTTTTATCAAACATCTTTCCACGCGGAGATGACATCGGCACTGTGACGTCTTCAATCCGCTCCACTTCTTTTTTGTAATCCTGGCCGAACACAATCTGAACCACACCAAGACGCAAGATCAGCAACGAAAACAATAAAAATACGGCGAAAAACAAAATATTGATTCTGACCGGAATAAATCCTTTTTTCTTCTTTTTTTCAGTATTTTTCACTCTGCACATCCCTTTTCCACTATAGTCATCCGCAAAACCCATGGCCAATATTCTCCCAAACTATTTATTACCATTATAGTAAAATCCACCACATTTTACTAGAAAAGGTGAAAATTCGACAAACATGGAATGTGCCTGTCACCAGGTATGTTATAATTATGAAAATATTTAAATTTTTTACATTTAAGAGTAATTATTATTTAGGATTGAGGGTGTGTGTAAGATGAATTTAGAGTCGGTGATTAGTAATATTTTGTGGAAAATTAAGCTTTCGAATGAATTTCGAGCTTTGCCTAGAAGGGAAAGAAGGGACCTTGAAAGCATTCTAAATCTTAATTACATGAAAGAAGCGTTTGGTGAAATCCTTGAAGAAAAAAAAGACATGGATTATGAAATGATTCCGAAAGATTTGAGCGATCAGGATGATTGCACCTATGAAGTTAAAATCACATTGAATGGGTCATATCCGCCAATTTGGAGAAGGTTTCTTGTCCCAAATACTGTCACTTTGGAAGAATTCCATGAAATAATACAATGTTCATTCGGTTGGATGGATCGGGATTTCATCTACTTTAAAGATGAAAGTTCTACTTATATTATCCGAGAACCAGAGGAGTATGTTAACACTACCCTTCTATCCCTTCCAAGTATCAATAAAGTTTTTGCCCATGAAATGAAGCTGGGAAATTTCTTGTACTTTGAGAAGCAGAAAATTGAATACATGTATGACTTGAGGAATAGATGGTCGCATACTGTCTTACTAGAAAAAAAGCTGGACAAGAAAATTAAACTTCCTGTCTGCATCGATGGGAAAAGAGCCAATCCCCTTGAATACAGCGGCAATATAAAGCATTATCAAAAATATATCAAAGATCCAAACACCCTCCATCCCGGATCAGACTTTTTCTTAAATATGCTAAAAAATCAGCTCCAAACCCACGATCCACAATACTTCAATAAAGAAGAATTAACAGAAATATTTTCAACACTAGTGCTGCAGCAACCGAAAGATTCATTTGATAAAATCCAACAAAACCCGGGGCGTGACAGACCCCTGTAGTATTATGGAAATAAAAGGTTATGCACGTCCGGTTAGCATTATTCCGTTTTTTTGTTATAATAGTGAATCGTAAGAGTAATGAGGAAACGTTAAATCCTAAGATTATATCTTGCAAATATTAATCGATAGGTGGAATAAGCTATGACAACTGAAAACAATCAATACAGGGTACTTCTTTACTACAAGTACGTTGAGATTGAAAATCCTGAGGAATATGCAAAAGAGCACAAAGAGCTCTGCAGAAGCCTCGATCTTCTTGGGCGCATTTTGATCGCAAGAGAAGGAATCAACGGTACGGTTTCCGGTACAATCGAGCAGACGGATGCTTATATGGAAGCGATGAAAAACGATTCGCGCTTCGCTGACACTGTATTCAAGATTGAGGAAGCTGAAGGACATGCTTTCAAGAAATTGAAAGTACGCTACCGTCCGGAGCTTGTAACATTGCGACTTGAAGATGATGTGAATCCGAACGAAATAACAGGTAAATATTTAAGTCCAAAAGAATTTTTCGAACAGATTCAAGAGGAAGATACTATCCTTCTTGATGCCCGAAATGACTACGAATTCGACCTTGGACATTTCAAAGGCGCCGTTCGTCCTGATATCGAAAATTTCCGCGACCTTCCAGACTGGGTCCGCGAAAATAAACATATGTTTGAAGGCAAGAAAATCATTACGTATTGCACTGGCGGAATCCGCTGCGAAAAATTCTCCGGATGGCTTCTAAAAGAAGGCTTTGAGGATGTGGCACAGCTGCACGGTGGAATCGTCACTTACGGTCAAGACCCAGAAGTACAAGGGGAACTTTGGGACGGCCAGCTTTATGTATTCGATGAAAGAATCGGGGTTCCTGTCAACCGCAAAGAGCACGTGGTTGTTGGACGAGATTATTTCTCAGGGGAACCATGTGAGCGCTATGTGAACTGCGCGAACCCATTCTGCAACAAGAAAATTCTTTGCTCAGAAGAAAACGAGCATAAGCATATGCGCAGCTGCTCCCACGAGTGCCGCACGCATCCAAACAACCGCTACATCGTTGAGCACAACTTAACAGAAGAAGAAGTTGCTGAGCGTTTGGCTGTTATTGAAAAAGAAACTGTTACTGCTGAATAATTGAAATGAAGGCATCTCGTTTTCCGGGGTGCCTTTCCTTTCTGCAAAACGGTATAATTCTACTAGTAAGGTGGTGTGTTAATTGGAAACTAATCAGGTACTTCAAGCAGTAAAAGAGTTGGGAACACAGATGAACGACAGGTTTGATCGGCTGGAATCTAGAGTTGAGAAGGTTGAGTCAAGACTCGATTTAGTAGAAACAAGATTAGACAGACTCGAAGAAGGCCAGCAAGTCATAAAGGATCAGCTTGAGCTTCTTGTAAAGGAGCATTGGGAAAATAAGACGGATATCCATAAACTAAAAAAAATCATCCGCATAGCCCAAAGCTAATTCTACCTCTATATTCATTCTTCCTTATGACAAGTGAAAACTATTAACTCCAAATTTAAGAACTGCGAATGTCCTACAAATAGAAAAATTCCAATTCAAAAACCCGCTCTGCCACATTGGCATAGAGCGGGTTATTTATTTCCCATCAATCGACAAATATCGAGGCGTGTGACACACACCTTTAGCCAGGCACCTTCACGACAGGATGTACAGCATGATCGGCAGGGTCAGGATGCTGAGCAGGGTGCTGACGAGTGTGACGGAGGATACGAATTCCGGCTTGGTGTTGAACTGCAGGGCAAACATGGTCGTGTTGGCCGCTGTCGGCATTGCTGCCATCAGGATCATGATGTCCTTTACCACTTCTGAAACCGGCAGCATTATTGCAAATACCATTGCGAGAAGTGGAGAAATCAGGCATTTGATCAGCAGCGCAAATGTCATTTTTTCAATTTCTATTGATCGAAGAGATATGCTCGCCAGCTGCATTCCCAAGATGATCATGATAGTCGGGATGGTGGCATCGGCAATCATATCGATTGGCTTATAGATTTCTTTTGGCATCTTCACATGCGAAAGCTGAACCGCTAATCCAAGGAGGGCTCCATAAACGACCGGCATCCTGACAACGGAGGCAATGGCCACTCTGAATCCTGCATTCTGGTGCTCGCTCCCTTTTGCGGCATAATAAAGGCCGACTGTGCTCATTATCAGCTGCTGGATGACCATCAGGATGACCGCAACATCAAATCCCGCTGCCCCGAACGCGAACAAAGCAACCGGCGTCCCGTAATTCCCGTTGTTCATGAAGACGGAGCACAGAATCATGGAACTTGTTTCACTCCGGGAATACTTTTTGAAATAAGCCACTACATAAACAATGGCGATCAGTCCAAAGCACAATCCTAATGCAAAAATTGTTAAATATAAGTAATCGAGATCCACATTATTTTTATAAAAAGTCCGAAAGGCTAGGAAAGGCGACATTAAGTAAAGGGCCATCGTCGATAGTTTTCGGGGTTCAAATCCGATGACCTTTTGACCGATGAAGCCTATGCCGAAAATGATAAAAACCGGGATCAGTATCAAAACAAACTGCAAATCATTCATCTCCAGTAAAATTCCACATTATGTATGCAGACTCATTCTATCACACCTGTAGTCTGCAGGAAAATTTCCTAATTCAAAGAGATTTCGTCCGCAATTCCTTCTGATTATTCACCAGCCATTCTTTCGTGCTGCGCCATTTTTCGCAGCACCTTTCAAGTGCACACATTCGTTCCTCAATCATCCTTTTCACTTCGACTGGAGCAGGCCCGCCCTGAATGGAGCGGATTTTCACAAAATACTTCGGAGAGATTATTCGTTCCCACTGTTCTTTTTCCAGCGAAATTCCCACCCTAAATTCCTGGATAATCATATTGATTTCAGACACTTTCCATTCATAGAGCTCTTTTCCTTCCGCCGCGCTTCTTATGGCTATGGCGCTTGCAATCGAATGTGCTTTGCGGAAAGAGATATCATGGTCCCTCGCGAGTGTGTCCGCCAGTTCCGTAATGGTGATGCATGATTTCGATGCGCCTTCCATTAACTTTTTCCCATCCACCTTCAACGTTGCAATAACAGCCCGCATCAAGGTCAACACCCTGACAGCTTTATCCGCCGCACGATAGAGATGGGGCTGCAGGTCATCCTCCGTATCCACGATGTCGCCAAATGGGGTATTGTGGATCATATTCATCGCTGCGAATGCATCACTGTAGGCACTGCTCGCAAGCGATCGGGCATGTTCAATAGATACGGGATTCCGCTTTTGCGGCATGATGCTGCTCACTTGAACATATGGTTCGGCAACTTTGAAAGCCCCGTATTCTCTCGTGACATACTGAAGGAAATCATTGATCCATCGGCCAGTGTCCACCATGAGGACCATGATAGACGATGCCGACTCCAATAAATAATCTGCTCCGGCAATGGCATCATAGGCGTTTTCTATGACTTGACGAAAGCCCAGCAATTCGCATGTGCGAGCGCGTGAAATTGGAAAACCCGTGGTCGTCAAAGCGGCCGCCCCAAGCGGTGACTGATTGACCTGTTCAAATGCTGACCACAATCGCGCGATATCCCGTTGGAGTACATCATAAATAGCGAGAAAATAATGGCTTAACGTCGTTGGCTGAGCAGGCTGCGTGTGGGTATATCCCGTCATATACGTTTCTGTATGATGTTCTGCCTGATTCAGGAGGGCATCACTTAGAGCGTTCGCCGCATCGATCGTGCTGAGCAGCTTTTCGCGTAGAACCAACCGGTACATCGCCACCCCCATATCATTCCGGCTCCTGCCCATGTGAATTTTCCCGGCCAGTTCTCCCCCTATTTCTTCTGCTATCTTCGCTTCCATCATAAAAAATAAATCTTCAAATTTGGGATTATAGAAAAGTGAAGCCGGATCGATTTCAGCTGTCTTCTGAATGCCCCTCAGCATGATGGCTGCTTCCTCTTTCTTTAAAATCCCCTGCTCAGAAAGCATGATCACATGTGCGCAGTGAATATCGAACATTGCTTCAAACAAGTAATCCCGCTGATCCTCAAAAACAGGCTTAAGCACAGACTCGACATACGTCTTCCCAGGAAAAACACTCCCTTCTTCCAGCAAAAAATCATCCTGTCCCTTCATTTACAGAGCCTCCCCTTCCAAACCTTCTTGCCATATTGT contains:
- the murB gene encoding UDP-N-acetylmuramate dehydrogenase, whose product is MMIKNEIQQKLLSIVKDENLKIDELIRNHTYTKLGGKADFFITPTSYEEVQAVVKLARTENIPFTLIGNGSNLIVKDGGIRGIVLNLKNFKDISSDGTKLTAQSGSRIIDASRFALEKKLSGLEFACGIPGTVGGALFMNAGAYGGEIKDVLDYAIVVDRNGDLVKRAAANLDLDYRKSNIAENEDIVLEAVFELKPGSYDEIKAIMDDLTFKRESKQPLEYPSCGSVFKRPPGMFAGKLIQDSELQGASIGGAQVSTKHAGFIVNKNNATAEEYISLIRHVQKTVKEKFGVDLEREVRIIGEDLVKEEP
- a CDS encoding TOTE conflict system archaeo-eukaryotic primase domain-containing protein translates to MSDIRLQLDLAYKEIAQLRAENQLLKRILEKHNISYHEELRPNKTPNNSQDSAQKKRLEKQKIINHRIRLYMSLFKGREDVYAERWESKKGTSGYSPACKNEWVPEICQKPNIKCSECLNKQYLPFTEKVVYKHLNGEKTIGIYPLIQGDQCNFLAVDFDKGTWKQDVEAFRKTCRSLKLPAYIEKSRSGNGAHVWIFFEESVRASLARKLGTFLLEKTSTSYFGLGIDSYDRLFPNQDKIPVGGVGNLIAMPLQGNSRKQGNSVFVDENFEPYPNQWTFLETIERMKVSRIIELIGDKAPTIQTVLPVSKNNKLPKKLTAYLYQGVHFKKNDLSPQIAQKLFEIGTFNNPQFFKAQSKRLSTHNIPRKINCIQESGDELILPRGCLDDVSKLFEELSIQFEIQEKRHAATSLELEFKGKLYPQQVDSIHALKEFPAGTLSATTGFGKTVIGAAMINERKENTLVIVHRNQLIQQWRERLASFLSIDNKEIGELGGGKNKLSGKIDIATIQSLSSKQENLELIRSYGHVIVDECHHISAFTFEKVMKEATAKYVLGLTATPTRKDGLHPIMTMQCGPIRYKVNPKKQAKIHSFSHVLVPRKTNFLTNNVEEKSIQAIFDELCIHEKRNDLIFNDVLHALEEGRNPIILTERQKHVEILEKMFKGFAKNIIVLIGGLSKKEERERLLKLKEVPLDEERIIIATGKYIGEGFDDPRLDTLFLTMPVSWSGTLQQYVGRLHRSYMNKETVEVYDYIDEKVPVLQRMYEKRKAGYKALGYKTQKEPQNQVEQMKLF
- a CDS encoding YdcF family protein, which translates into the protein MIYAIKLLYSFFLPPGIFILLPWVGVFWLYRNRNKTGARLALIFSLLLYFFSTTLVGQLTIHHLEYAYTPPQKPDGDVIVMLGGGGVTSPDMNGATGILSGAASNRLLTAARLQKETDLPLIVSGGQVYPDTGNEGNIAKRQLRQLGVPENKIIIDDKSLNTEQNAQYTKKLMELHHFRKPILVTSAFHMKRSVLSFEKVGISVVPFPTDYRTGRTISIYLNKFAPGDFENLHITAKEWLGILVMKLKMIGTTDDKKDAAAEAASFLFLPIPGPIPTLHTC
- a CDS encoding peptidoglycan D,D-transpeptidase FtsI family protein; translated protein: MGFADDYSGKGMCRVKNTEKKKKKGFIPVRINILFFAVFLLFSLLILRLGVVQIVFGQDYKKEVERIEDVTVPMSSPRGKMFDKNFKAIVDNTPLNAITYTRTQTTKQEDMIKVARELATMIDQPDDKVTEREKKDFWIMKYPNKAKEKISEDEWNKFKANKMDSDKIYDLQLERIKKKDLEMLTKSDLEVLAIYRQMIGGYNLVPQIIKNQDVTDEEFARVSAHLASLPGVDITTDWDRYYPYGTTLKSILGRVSDKSTGLPKELAPYYIAKGYSRNDRVGLSNLEMQYEDVLQGKKGKILNLTDKAGNVISSETVSEGQRGKDLVLSIDMELQKKVDEIVSKELMAAKKTPGHELLDRAFVTMMNPYTGEILAMAGRQYVIDKETGKPVLQDFTQGVYTTSYALGSAVKGATVLTGYKTGAIKPGDYIYDEPLYIADTPRKKSYTNMGNINDLTALKRSSNVYMFKTAIRIGHGVYRPHEALPLDLSAFDKMRSSFRQFGLGVRTGIDLPDEQVGYEGKVKLPGLLLDFAIGQYDTFTPLQLVQYISTIANGGYRMEPHVLKEIREPVKDPGEIGPIIEEVEPKVLNTLDMKPEWIARVQEGFRQVAQEPGGTAYSTFYTSRYSSVKTTYSPAAKSGTAEGLYDGPKRADFVKAGKEIPMTWNLTLAGYAPNDHPEVAFSVVVPWAYQEDAYNPNINYKIGKQIMDAYFELKKQREEQGLNQNTAVQKVENQEQVKKGQTQTREENNGE
- a CDS encoding plasmid pRiA4b ORF-3 family protein; the protein is MNLESVISNILWKIKLSNEFRALPRRERRDLESILNLNYMKEAFGEILEEKKDMDYEMIPKDLSDQDDCTYEVKITLNGSYPPIWRRFLVPNTVTLEEFHEIIQCSFGWMDRDFIYFKDESSTYIIREPEEYVNTTLLSLPSINKVFAHEMKLGNFLYFEKQKIEYMYDLRNRWSHTVLLEKKLDKKIKLPVCIDGKRANPLEYSGNIKHYQKYIKDPNTLHPGSDFFLNMLKNQLQTHDPQYFNKEELTEIFSTLVLQQPKDSFDKIQQNPGRDRPL
- a CDS encoding rhodanese-related sulfurtransferase; this translates as MTTENNQYRVLLYYKYVEIENPEEYAKEHKELCRSLDLLGRILIAREGINGTVSGTIEQTDAYMEAMKNDSRFADTVFKIEEAEGHAFKKLKVRYRPELVTLRLEDDVNPNEITGKYLSPKEFFEQIQEEDTILLDARNDYEFDLGHFKGAVRPDIENFRDLPDWVRENKHMFEGKKIITYCTGGIRCEKFSGWLLKEGFEDVAQLHGGIVTYGQDPEVQGELWDGQLYVFDERIGVPVNRKEHVVVGRDYFSGEPCERYVNCANPFCNKKILCSEENEHKHMRSCSHECRTHPNNRYIVEHNLTEEEVAERLAVIEKETVTAE
- a CDS encoding AEC family transporter, with the protein product MQFVLILIPVFIIFGIGFIGQKVIGFEPRKLSTMALYLMSPFLAFRTFYKNNVDLDYLYLTIFALGLCFGLIAIVYVVAYFKKYSRSETSSMILCSVFMNNGNYGTPVALFAFGAAGFDVAVILMVIQQLIMSTVGLYYAAKGSEHQNAGFRVAIASVVRMPVVYGALLGLAVQLSHVKMPKEIYKPIDMIADATIPTIMIILGMQLASISLRSIEIEKMTFALLIKCLISPLLAMVFAIMLPVSEVVKDIMILMAAMPTAANTTMFALQFNTKPEFVSSVTLVSTLLSILTLPIMLYILS